A stretch of Brassica napus cultivar Da-Ae chromosome C6, Da-Ae, whole genome shotgun sequence DNA encodes these proteins:
- the LOC111208458 gene encoding uncharacterized protein LOC111208458: MASKVLNNTANDSKQQITAISDLKPKHTTKMVHVKVLHSWSQNINHGGETMEFVLADENGHKIHASCKKTYFESKGRLLLVGVWRNIRNFQVRPAGGAYRTTNHIYKISFNQATVVTRSNFMNDELYLNLVDFQSVLSETLDEKLLIDVLGQVLDCGAVETIQCAGGYQRKKLNFTLRDIKDIGDDKTLMPYESNEDSQEYINKQIDQADKRGQRDKWLLYPTKNIHEMKASTQVDKCLVTCTFYEIDMDWSWYYFGCDACQKRLIKTGTKIKKVNGNEITTHIWFCEACNEYVLKVSPRFWLHLMVKDDTGVSKIMILDKVANGIVSESPLKLLNGSWDELDDTSLIPDVVTDLIGKTFTFGVYVEKDNVSYGAEIYKVGKIYKDRMNYLTGAITPVQSDTILTITSVDEGSIYLTDSQELNYSVSTPSSKRKEDDAISHPDSSSTSKKPCLMTVKIEKAEESAKKRG, encoded by the exons ATGGCTTCTAAAGTGCTCAACAACACAGCAAATGATTCTAAACAACAAATCACCGCCATCAGCGACTTGAAGCCAAAGCACACTACTAAGATGGTTCATGTCAAGGTTCTACATTCCTGGTCACAAAACATCAATCACGGGGGGGAAACCATGGAATTCGTATTGGCTGATGAGAAT GGGCATAAAATTCATGCAAGCTGCAAAAAGACTTACTTTGAGAGTAAAGGAAGACTTCTTCTGGTTGGAGTATGGCGCAACATCAGAAACTTCCAAGTCAGGCCTGCTGGAGGAGCATATCGCACAACAAACCATATCTACAAGATTTCATTCAATCAAGCAACAGTCGTTACTCGGTCCAATTTCATGAATGATGAGTTATATCTTAATTTGGTCGATTTTCAAAGCGTTTTATCTGAAACTCTTGATGAAAAATTGCTAATAG atgTGCTGGGCCAAGTTTTGGATTGTGGTGCTGTCGAAACCATTCAGTGTGCTGGTGGGTACCAGCGTAAAAAACTAAATTTCACCCTTAGAGACATCAA GGATATTGGGGATGACAAAACTCTAATGCCGTATGAAAGTAATGAGGATAGTCAAGAGTACATCAACAAGCAAATAGATCAGGCAGATAAGCGAGGACAGCGTGATAAGTGGTTGCTATACCCTACTAAGAACATCCATGAAATGAAAGCATCAACTCAA gttGATAAATGTTTAGTGACTTGCACATTCTATGAAATTGATATGGATTGGTCCTGGTATTACTTTGGTTGTGATGCATGCCAAAAAAGGCTGATCAAAACCGGAACCAAGATTAAGAAAGTGAATGGAAACGAGATCACAACTCATATTTGGTTTTGTGAGGCATGCAACGAATATGTCTTGAAAGTTTCACCAAG GTTCTGGCTTCACTTGATGGTCAAGGATGATACTGGtgtgtcaaaaataatgatccTAGACAAGGTAGCTAATGGGATTGTTTCTGAATCTCCACTCAAGTTGTTGAATGGAAGCTGGGATGAG CTTGACGACACAAGCTTAATACCAGACGTTGTTACTGATTTGATTGGAAAAACTTTCACATTTGGAGTTTATGTTGAGAAGGATAATGTATCTTATGGTGCTGAGATATACAAAGTTGGAAAAATCTACAAAGACAGGATGAATTACTTAACTGGTGCAATCACACCAGTTCAATCTGATACGATTTTGACAATTACAAGTGTTGATGAG GGTTCTATATATTTGACTGATAGCCAAGAACTTAACTACTCTGTGTCAACACCATCCAGTAAGAGAAAAGAAGATGATGCTATTTCTCACCCTGACAGCAGTTCAACATCAAAGAAACCATGCCTAATGACTGTTAAAATTGAAAAGGCAGAAGAGTCTGCTAAGAAACGTGGCTAA
- the LOC106400939 gene encoding type IV inositol polyphosphate 5-phosphatase 3 isoform X1, with the protein MLKVAEPAGMMRKSFRRQKSQRLWAKVVMRKWLNISARDLEYGADTEDESENEDVVEENQDSSSDEDNEESSTQRRGSTQSWVSEISEDPITVAEAAAEFTSNDAPLKLRRRNSETLRAQYINNKEIRVCVGTWNVGGVSPPSDLDIDDWIDINHSADIYVLGLQEVVPLNAGNILGAEDNRPVAKWEELIREALNRVRPKNSGVKSYSDPPTPGIFKPFDETHDVIEEEVDYESDSDAGVEIHPINEEEEESLGELKHDGGVVGEVNTLVDPNSGVPVVEIKRQFSSPKKLDRQICLRVDSFDKRKNDEDSPGTGMKTLNRMLSGKERIGLSWPEPPLSMLGPSCVLDRQPSMKSTASLQTTKSFKAYNSFKYVAGSNNGVAPEVLALASMDLTSLMERKRRPAYVRLVSKQMVGVLLTIWVKRSMRKHIQNVRVSTVGVGIMGYIGNKGAVSVSMSIYQTFFCFICTHLTAGEREVDQIKRNADVHEIHKRTVFHSVSALGLPKLIYDHERIIWLGDLNYRLNLSYEKTKDLISKREWSKLLEYDQLVKEYKKGRAFDGWSEGTLQFAPTYKYQAHSDEYTGSDGKATRRTPAWCDRVLSFGKGMRLVQYRRTENKFSDHRPVVAIYMAEVEVFSARKLQRALTFTDAEIEDEGLVAVIV; encoded by the exons ATGCTAAAAG TTGCTGAACCTGCCGGGATGATGAGGAAGAGCTTCCGTCGTCAGAAATCTCAG AGATTATGGGCGAAGGTTGTTATGAGGAAGTGGTTGAACATAAGTGCTAGGGATCTTGAGTATGGTGCTGATACTGAAGACGAATCCGAAAACGAGGACGTTGTAGAGGAAAACCAAGACTCCAGCTCCGACGAAG ATAATGAAGAATCGAGCACACAAAGGAGAGGATCGACTCAATCGTGGGTTAGTGAGATCTCGGAGGATCCTATAACCGTCGCTGAAGCAGCCGCGGAGTTTACTAGCAATG ATGCTCCGTTGAAGTTAAGGAGAAGGAATTCAGAAACATTGAGAGCACAGTATATTAACAACAAAGAAATAAG AGTATGTGTTGGTACGTGGAACGTAGGAGGAGTATCACCACCTTCTGATCTTGACATCGATGACTGGATCGACATTAATCATTCTGCCGATATCTACGTTCTtgg TTTACAAGAGGTTGTACCTTTGAATGCTGGGAACATACTTGGAGCTGAAGATAACCGACCGGTTGCAAAATGGGAAGAATTGATCAGAGAAGCATTGAACCGAGTCAGACCGAAAAACTCTGGGGTTAAGAGTTACAGTGATCCACCAACTCCAGGGATATTCAAACCTTTTGACGAAACACACGATGTCATAGAGGAAGAAGTCGATTACGAGAGCGATAGCGACGCTGGCGTTGAGATTCACCCCATCaacgaggaggaagaagaaagccTCGGTGAGCTAAAGCATGACGGTGGAGTTGTAGGCGAAGTCAACACTCTCGTTGATCCTAACTCCGGCGTGCCGGTTGTTGAGATTAAAAGACAGTTCTCTTCTCCTAAGAAGCTAGACAGACAAATCTGTTTACGTGTTGATAGCTTTGACAAGAGGAAGAACGATGAGGATTCCCCTGGAACCGGTATGAAAACGCTAAACCGGATGTTAAGTGGGAAAGAAAGGATCGGTTTAAGCTGGCCTGAGCCTCCTTTGAGCATGTTAGGACCTTCTTGCGTTCTAGATAGACAGCCTTCCATGAAGTCAACAGCGTCCTTACAAACAACAAAGTCTTTCAAGGCTTACAATTCGTTTAAGTATGTAGCCGGAAGCAACAACGGGGTTGCACCGGAGGTATTGGCTCTAGCGTCCATGGACCTGACGTCGCTGATGGAGAGGAAACGAAGACCGGCTTATGTGAGGCTAGTGAGTAAACAAATGGTTGGGGTTCTTTTAACCATTTGGGTTAAACGAAGTATGCGGAAACACATTCAAAACGTAAGAGTCTCTACAGTTGGAGTTGGCATCATGGGTTATATTGGTAACAAG GGAGCTGTGTCTGTGAGTATGTCGATATACCAGACGTTCTTCTGTTTCATATGCACTCATTTGACGGCAGGAGAGAGAGAAGTTGATCAGATCAAGAGGAATGCTGATGTTCACGAGATACATAAAAGAACAGTCTTTCACTCTGTCTCAGCTCTTGGACTTCCCAAGCTTATCTATGATCACGA ACGAATAATCTGGTTAGGAGACCTCAATTATCGGCTTAATTTATCGTATGAGAAAACCAAAGACCTCATTTCCAAGAGAGAGTGGTCCAAGTTACTTGAATATGATCAG CTGGTAAAGGAATACAAGAAAGGTCGAGCTTTTGACGGATGGTCAGAAGGAACTTTACAATTTGCACCAACCTATAAGTACCAAGCGCATTCGGATGAGTATACTGGGAGTGATGGAAAGGCGACAAGGAGAACACCGGCTTGGTGTGACAGAGTACTATCTTTTGGCAAAGGAATGAGGCTGGTTCAATACCGGCGTACCGAAAATAAATTCTCAGATCATCGTCCGGTTGTAGCAATATACATGGCTGAAGTCGAGGTGTTTTCCGCGAGGAAGCTTCAGCGAGCTTTGACGTTTACGGATGCAGAGATTGAAGATGAGGGACTTGTGGCCGTAATCGTTTAA
- the LOC106400939 gene encoding type IV inositol polyphosphate 5-phosphatase 3 isoform X2 codes for MMRKSFRRQKSQRLWAKVVMRKWLNISARDLEYGADTEDESENEDVVEENQDSSSDEDNEESSTQRRGSTQSWVSEISEDPITVAEAAAEFTSNDAPLKLRRRNSETLRAQYINNKEIRVCVGTWNVGGVSPPSDLDIDDWIDINHSADIYVLGLQEVVPLNAGNILGAEDNRPVAKWEELIREALNRVRPKNSGVKSYSDPPTPGIFKPFDETHDVIEEEVDYESDSDAGVEIHPINEEEEESLGELKHDGGVVGEVNTLVDPNSGVPVVEIKRQFSSPKKLDRQICLRVDSFDKRKNDEDSPGTGMKTLNRMLSGKERIGLSWPEPPLSMLGPSCVLDRQPSMKSTASLQTTKSFKAYNSFKYVAGSNNGVAPEVLALASMDLTSLMERKRRPAYVRLVSKQMVGVLLTIWVKRSMRKHIQNVRVSTVGVGIMGYIGNKGAVSVSMSIYQTFFCFICTHLTAGEREVDQIKRNADVHEIHKRTVFHSVSALGLPKLIYDHERIIWLGDLNYRLNLSYEKTKDLISKREWSKLLEYDQLVKEYKKGRAFDGWSEGTLQFAPTYKYQAHSDEYTGSDGKATRRTPAWCDRVLSFGKGMRLVQYRRTENKFSDHRPVVAIYMAEVEVFSARKLQRALTFTDAEIEDEGLVAVIV; via the exons ATGATGAGGAAGAGCTTCCGTCGTCAGAAATCTCAG AGATTATGGGCGAAGGTTGTTATGAGGAAGTGGTTGAACATAAGTGCTAGGGATCTTGAGTATGGTGCTGATACTGAAGACGAATCCGAAAACGAGGACGTTGTAGAGGAAAACCAAGACTCCAGCTCCGACGAAG ATAATGAAGAATCGAGCACACAAAGGAGAGGATCGACTCAATCGTGGGTTAGTGAGATCTCGGAGGATCCTATAACCGTCGCTGAAGCAGCCGCGGAGTTTACTAGCAATG ATGCTCCGTTGAAGTTAAGGAGAAGGAATTCAGAAACATTGAGAGCACAGTATATTAACAACAAAGAAATAAG AGTATGTGTTGGTACGTGGAACGTAGGAGGAGTATCACCACCTTCTGATCTTGACATCGATGACTGGATCGACATTAATCATTCTGCCGATATCTACGTTCTtgg TTTACAAGAGGTTGTACCTTTGAATGCTGGGAACATACTTGGAGCTGAAGATAACCGACCGGTTGCAAAATGGGAAGAATTGATCAGAGAAGCATTGAACCGAGTCAGACCGAAAAACTCTGGGGTTAAGAGTTACAGTGATCCACCAACTCCAGGGATATTCAAACCTTTTGACGAAACACACGATGTCATAGAGGAAGAAGTCGATTACGAGAGCGATAGCGACGCTGGCGTTGAGATTCACCCCATCaacgaggaggaagaagaaagccTCGGTGAGCTAAAGCATGACGGTGGAGTTGTAGGCGAAGTCAACACTCTCGTTGATCCTAACTCCGGCGTGCCGGTTGTTGAGATTAAAAGACAGTTCTCTTCTCCTAAGAAGCTAGACAGACAAATCTGTTTACGTGTTGATAGCTTTGACAAGAGGAAGAACGATGAGGATTCCCCTGGAACCGGTATGAAAACGCTAAACCGGATGTTAAGTGGGAAAGAAAGGATCGGTTTAAGCTGGCCTGAGCCTCCTTTGAGCATGTTAGGACCTTCTTGCGTTCTAGATAGACAGCCTTCCATGAAGTCAACAGCGTCCTTACAAACAACAAAGTCTTTCAAGGCTTACAATTCGTTTAAGTATGTAGCCGGAAGCAACAACGGGGTTGCACCGGAGGTATTGGCTCTAGCGTCCATGGACCTGACGTCGCTGATGGAGAGGAAACGAAGACCGGCTTATGTGAGGCTAGTGAGTAAACAAATGGTTGGGGTTCTTTTAACCATTTGGGTTAAACGAAGTATGCGGAAACACATTCAAAACGTAAGAGTCTCTACAGTTGGAGTTGGCATCATGGGTTATATTGGTAACAAG GGAGCTGTGTCTGTGAGTATGTCGATATACCAGACGTTCTTCTGTTTCATATGCACTCATTTGACGGCAGGAGAGAGAGAAGTTGATCAGATCAAGAGGAATGCTGATGTTCACGAGATACATAAAAGAACAGTCTTTCACTCTGTCTCAGCTCTTGGACTTCCCAAGCTTATCTATGATCACGA ACGAATAATCTGGTTAGGAGACCTCAATTATCGGCTTAATTTATCGTATGAGAAAACCAAAGACCTCATTTCCAAGAGAGAGTGGTCCAAGTTACTTGAATATGATCAG CTGGTAAAGGAATACAAGAAAGGTCGAGCTTTTGACGGATGGTCAGAAGGAACTTTACAATTTGCACCAACCTATAAGTACCAAGCGCATTCGGATGAGTATACTGGGAGTGATGGAAAGGCGACAAGGAGAACACCGGCTTGGTGTGACAGAGTACTATCTTTTGGCAAAGGAATGAGGCTGGTTCAATACCGGCGTACCGAAAATAAATTCTCAGATCATCGTCCGGTTGTAGCAATATACATGGCTGAAGTCGAGGTGTTTTCCGCGAGGAAGCTTCAGCGAGCTTTGACGTTTACGGATGCAGAGATTGAAGATGAGGGACTTGTGGCCGTAATCGTTTAA
- the LOC106397371 gene encoding F-box/kelch-repeat protein At4g39560, with the protein MSCVQSNYGSEESPPEKKRRNEKASPWWSSLPDAVALSIVARLTRLDQAALSLVSKRHRSLVASPELCRTRSLIGCTEASLYVCLNIMPDPNPSWFVLTRNRQLRQIPSNPYQPLRPSSSFVVVDWGIYVIGGIVNGNPTRDVWFLDCYSRTWHPVPSMKMARASASANVIDGKIYVFGGCRDEASSSAEVFDPKTQTWLNFISPISIQQSVVVQGKKIYAVDDEDQSFCSLPSECPSWTSGKRDCKPGNRNDWCAIGDLLFCRGTRGRILWCEPDELDWKEVKGLEELQESSFSGLRHVMDYGKKVYEPCKPTQRKVKYDISKLSCNSSGNIVIFWNTQLEYPEGLELKSAEISLERHEGSQIWGKIEWSGVILRDDPLSHSYSLKVLFSAPVYC; encoded by the coding sequence ATGAGTTGTGTTCAGTCGAATTACGGATCCGAAGAGTCACCACCGGAGAAGAAAAGAAGGAATGAGAAGGCATCTCCCTGGTGGTCGTCGTTGCCAGACGCGGTGGCTCTGAGCATCGTGGCTCGGCTCACGAGATTAGACCAGGCGGCCTTATCTCTTGTCTCCAAGAGACACCGCTCGCTAGTAGCTTCCCCTGAGCTCTGCCGCACACGGTCGCTGATAGGTTGCACGGAGGCATCTCTCTACGTATGCCTGAACATCATGCCTGACCCAAACCCAAGCTGGTTCGTCCTGACACGTAATCGGCAGCTGAGGCAAATCCCATCGAACCCTTACCAGCCTCTAAGACCATCATCTTCTTTCGTAGTGGTGGATTGGGGCATTTATGTAATTGGTGGAATCGTAAACGGCAATCCGACTCGGGATGTCTGGTTCCTTGATTGTTATTCTCGCACGTGGCACCCAGTCCCGTCGATGAAGATGGCACGTGCCTCCGCATCAGCAAACGTTATAGACGGGAAGATATATGTGTTTGGAGGGTGCCGAGATGAGGCCAGCAGCTCTGCAGAAGTATTCGATCCAAAGACCCAAACTTGGCTTAACTTTATTTCGCCCATCAGTATCCAGCAAAGTGTGGTGGTACAAGGGAAGAAGATTTACGCTGTTGACGATGAGGACCAAAGCTTCTGCTCTTTGCCAAGTGAGTGTCCTTCCTGGACAAGCGGAAAAAGAGATTGTAAGCCCGGAAACAGAAATGATTGGTGTGCCATTGGGGATTTGTTATTTTGTCGTGGAACTCGAGGGAGAATACTGTGGTGTGAGCCAGATGAATTGGATTGGAAGGAAGTGAAGGGCTTGGAAGAGCTGCAAGAGTCGTCTTTCTCTGGCTTGAGACACGTGATGGATTATGGTAAAAAAGTTTATGAACCCTGTAAACCAACCCAGAGAAAGGTCAAATATGATATTAGCAAACTCAGCTGCAACTCTTCTGGCAACATTGTCATCTTTTGGAACACCCAACTTGAATATCCTGAGGGTTTGGAGCTCAAGTCTGCTGAGATTTCCTTGGAAAGGCACGAGGGAAGCCAGATTTGGGGGAAGATTGAGTGGTCTGGTGTTATATTGAGAGATGATCCTCTCTCACACTCATATAGCCTTAAGGTCTTATTTTCTGCTCCTGTCTATTGCTGA